One window of Cryobacterium arcticum genomic DNA carries:
- a CDS encoding DUF2834 domain-containing protein: protein MTSPHTEPTARPASAGWTTLVFVYLALAIVGLIGTWTWNIQAIAEASDFIGDWTMSGPAVSSLTTDLLVTAIAGSILVIVEARRLGMRAGWAYVVLGLVTAFAFVFPLFLALRERRLVLGR from the coding sequence ATGACCAGCCCACACACAGAGCCCACCGCCCGACCAGCCAGCGCGGGCTGGACCACCCTCGTCTTCGTCTACCTGGCACTGGCCATCGTGGGCCTGATCGGCACCTGGACCTGGAACATCCAGGCGATCGCCGAGGCCAGCGACTTCATCGGCGACTGGACCATGAGCGGACCGGCCGTTTCGTCGCTCACCACCGATCTGCTGGTCACGGCCATCGCCGGCAGCATCCTGGTCATCGTCGAGGCCCGCCGCCTGGGCATGCGGGCAGGCTGGGCCTACGTCGTGCTCGGCCTGGTGACGGCCTTCGCCTTCGTCTTCCCGCTGTTCCTCGCGTTGAGGGAACGCCGGCTGGTGCTCGGCCGGTAG
- a CDS encoding S1C family serine protease, with the protein MSEPGTAPESHPAPETHHRPRWRTGDIVAMGLAAALVVGATGTGLYSAARAIERSAAAAETTTRSETTATTQDPTAQVYGGQGYGAQGYGAQGSGAPSVRSGGGGSTTLDTTAATAAQSVGVVVIDTVLGYESSEAAGTGLILTSDGRILTNNHVVEGATSITVTVVSTGTEYTAEVVGTDATEDIAVLELVDASGLATADLDTSGEVAVGDAVTGVGNAGGTGTLTAAAGTVLSLEQSITAQDSDGTNAEDLTGLIEVDADIESGESGGPLYDADGEVVGIDTAASSGSTTITGYAIPIEDVLEIVDTIDAAVASGINTDTITVGYPAFLGIGLSSTGSTRTTTSTGAGVAGVIADTPAATIGLAAGDTITAVDGTAVATATALSELLAAHSPGDTVTIDWVDASGVTHSAAAALIAGPAA; encoded by the coding sequence ATGAGCGAGCCCGGCACGGCACCCGAGAGCCACCCGGCACCTGAGACCCACCACCGTCCGCGGTGGCGCACCGGCGACATCGTCGCCATGGGCCTGGCGGCGGCGCTCGTGGTGGGCGCCACGGGAACCGGCCTGTACTCGGCCGCCCGCGCGATCGAGCGCAGCGCCGCGGCGGCCGAGACGACCACCCGGTCGGAGACCACCGCCACCACCCAGGACCCCACTGCTCAGGTCTACGGTGGCCAGGGATACGGTGCCCAGGGGTACGGCGCCCAGGGCTCCGGCGCCCCGTCGGTCCGCTCCGGCGGGGGAGGGTCCACCACTCTCGACACCACCGCGGCCACGGCCGCGCAGTCCGTGGGTGTCGTCGTCATCGACACCGTGCTCGGCTACGAGAGCTCCGAGGCCGCCGGCACCGGGCTCATCCTCACCTCGGACGGCCGCATCCTCACCAACAACCACGTCGTGGAGGGCGCCACCAGCATCACCGTCACCGTGGTCTCCACGGGCACCGAATACACCGCAGAGGTCGTCGGCACCGACGCCACCGAAGACATCGCCGTGCTCGAACTCGTCGACGCGAGCGGCCTCGCCACGGCCGACCTCGACACCTCCGGCGAGGTCGCCGTCGGCGACGCGGTCACGGGCGTGGGCAACGCCGGCGGCACCGGAACCCTCACGGCCGCCGCGGGAACCGTGCTCAGCCTCGAGCAGTCCATCACCGCACAGGACTCCGACGGCACGAACGCCGAAGACCTCACCGGCCTCATCGAGGTGGATGCCGACATCGAGTCGGGTGAGTCCGGCGGGCCGCTCTATGACGCCGACGGCGAGGTGGTCGGCATCGACACCGCCGCCTCCTCGGGCAGCACCACCATCACCGGCTACGCCATCCCGATCGAGGACGTCCTCGAGATCGTGGACACCATCGACGCCGCGGTGGCCAGCGGGATCAACACCGACACCATCACCGTCGGTTACCCCGCCTTCCTCGGCATCGGCCTGAGCTCGACCGGCTCAACCAGGACCACCACCAGCACCGGCGCGGGCGTCGCGGGCGTCATCGCCGACACCCCGGCCGCCACGATCGGCCTCGCCGCCGGCGACACCATCACGGCCGTCGACGGAACCGCCGTCGCCACGGCCACGGCGCTGTCCGAGCTGCTCGCCGCCCACAGCCCGGGCGACACCGTGACCATCGACTGGGTGGATGCCTCGGGCGTCACGCACAGCGCCGCCGCCGCGCTCATCGCCGGCCCGGCGGCCTGA
- a CDS encoding AAA family ATPase: protein MKITRLRLAGFGPYKNEQHVDFTTFDADGIFLITGKTGAGKSSILDAICFALYGSVPRFDGSELRLRSDHCDPDDPSFVEVEFTLGAQTYRLYRTPAYDKPKKRGTGTTPAKPEARLERLGADGWEGLAAKPVDVAQELDLILPLRKDQFLQVILLAQNRFQRFLLAKTDDRLTVLRTLFGTLRFQQLEAVLISRRKVLDDDLTAVNRDIAALVESALRQLHRADDTADADAPDADDADLSGPDRPDLDWFVAGLHTVETRLAAATRRAETAAAALATATLDCADAEDRRRRQDRRDTAERTLTALEERAGEIAAVRETLRLAERAARVWPQVRALADAREQVTAADGIEATARAAWQRLLADADGDVDADSAGDAAALTLVIDDRLRQLGGLADVLADEIRLPQLEAQISALEQQAAEQSEALEQARLSLLALPERIVAATDALAVASLGGAQVATAEVAAARAKEALAAAEDMQRLNTELVGVHRAEREAVAANTAAAQAYQDLVDRRLGGFAVELAAGLVDGEPCTVCGSTEHPAPKPQETEPVTEADLAAARRLMTQRQAAVDDARAASQTVATLLTEAQTRAGNRDSDDLDGALRTAQEALATAAGHRDRIPGLEAELARLRADQDEAQSALAPLQLARDETTVHLAGQRSERDALAARVRLHRAGFDSVTDRSDRLQAELDAARALADALAAATTARGAERAATDALGRQLGEEGFTDEAEAVAARLAPAAVERHERSIRAYDDELAATRGVLAEPDLAGLPDDPIDLEPLRNVRDAAAVARDEALTRRESLRERRTALTVLVADARARLERAADLLATQAQVRQLAAVVHGDDPNTKRMKLETYVLAAQLEEIIAAANNRLRTMTGGRYALEHDDALQYRGSQAGLGLAIRDEHTGRARATHSLSGGETFLASLALALGLAEVVSNQAGGITLDTLFVDEGFGSLDAETLETAMSTLDSLRAGGRTIGLISHVESMKEQIPAKLQIRVTPQGYSEIDRSSVALS, encoded by the coding sequence GTGAAGATCACGCGGCTGCGCCTGGCCGGATTCGGGCCGTACAAGAACGAGCAACACGTGGACTTCACCACGTTCGACGCCGACGGCATCTTCCTCATCACCGGCAAGACCGGAGCGGGCAAGTCGAGCATCCTCGACGCCATCTGCTTCGCCCTCTACGGGTCGGTACCCCGCTTCGACGGCAGCGAACTGCGCCTGCGCAGCGACCACTGCGACCCCGACGACCCGAGCTTCGTGGAGGTCGAGTTCACCCTCGGCGCCCAGACCTACCGGCTCTACCGCACCCCGGCCTACGACAAGCCCAAGAAGCGCGGCACGGGCACCACACCGGCCAAACCCGAGGCCCGGCTCGAGCGGCTCGGCGCCGACGGCTGGGAGGGCCTGGCGGCCAAGCCCGTGGACGTCGCCCAGGAGCTCGACCTGATCCTGCCGCTTCGGAAGGATCAGTTCCTGCAGGTGATCCTGCTCGCGCAGAACCGGTTCCAGCGGTTCCTGCTGGCCAAGACCGACGACCGGCTGACGGTGCTCCGCACCCTGTTCGGCACGCTGCGGTTCCAACAGCTCGAGGCCGTGCTCATCTCGCGCCGTAAGGTGCTCGACGACGACCTGACCGCCGTGAACCGCGACATCGCCGCCCTCGTGGAGTCCGCGCTGCGCCAGCTCCACCGGGCGGATGACACGGCGGATGCCGACGCCCCCGATGCCGACGACGCTGATCTGTCCGGCCCCGATCGGCCCGACCTGGACTGGTTCGTGGCCGGACTGCACACCGTGGAGACCCGCCTCGCCGCGGCGACCCGGCGGGCCGAGACCGCCGCCGCCGCGCTGGCGACAGCCACGCTCGACTGCGCGGACGCCGAGGACCGACGCCGCCGCCAGGACCGCCGGGACACCGCCGAGCGCACCCTGACCGCCCTCGAGGAACGCGCCGGCGAGATCGCCGCCGTGCGCGAGACCCTGCGCCTGGCCGAGCGGGCCGCCCGCGTCTGGCCGCAGGTGCGCGCCCTCGCGGATGCGCGGGAGCAGGTCACCGCGGCCGACGGCATCGAGGCCACAGCACGGGCGGCCTGGCAGCGACTTCTCGCGGATGCTGATGGCGATGTGGATGCCGATTCTGCTGGCGATGCCGCCGCCCTGACTCTGGTGATCGACGACAGGCTCCGCCAGCTCGGCGGCCTCGCCGACGTACTCGCCGACGAGATTCGGCTGCCGCAGCTCGAAGCGCAGATCAGCGCCCTCGAGCAGCAGGCGGCCGAGCAGTCCGAAGCCCTTGAGCAGGCCCGGTTGTCACTCCTGGCCCTGCCGGAACGCATCGTGGCCGCCACCGACGCCCTCGCCGTGGCCAGCCTCGGCGGCGCCCAGGTCGCCACCGCGGAGGTCGCCGCGGCGCGGGCGAAGGAGGCCCTCGCCGCGGCCGAGGACATGCAGAGGCTCAACACCGAGCTCGTGGGCGTGCACCGGGCCGAGCGTGAAGCCGTGGCCGCGAACACCGCCGCCGCCCAGGCCTACCAGGATCTCGTGGACCGCCGGTTGGGCGGCTTCGCCGTCGAGCTGGCCGCCGGACTCGTCGACGGCGAACCGTGCACGGTCTGCGGGTCGACGGAACACCCCGCGCCGAAGCCGCAGGAAACCGAGCCGGTCACCGAGGCCGACCTGGCCGCCGCCCGGCGCCTGATGACCCAGCGCCAGGCCGCCGTCGACGACGCCCGCGCAGCCTCCCAGACCGTGGCGACCCTGCTCACCGAGGCGCAGACGCGCGCCGGAAACCGCGACTCCGACGACCTCGACGGCGCGCTCCGCACCGCGCAGGAGGCGTTGGCCACGGCCGCCGGCCACCGCGACCGCATCCCCGGACTCGAAGCCGAACTCGCCCGGCTCCGCGCCGACCAGGACGAGGCCCAGTCCGCCCTGGCCCCGCTGCAGCTGGCGCGGGACGAGACCACGGTGCACCTGGCCGGGCAGCGCAGCGAGCGGGACGCCCTGGCCGCCCGGGTGCGCCTGCACCGGGCCGGCTTCGACAGCGTCACCGACCGGTCCGACCGGCTGCAGGCCGAACTCGACGCCGCCCGGGCACTGGCCGACGCCCTGGCCGCCGCCACCACGGCCCGCGGCGCCGAACGAGCCGCCACCGACGCCCTGGGCCGCCAGCTCGGCGAGGAGGGCTTCACCGATGAGGCCGAGGCCGTGGCCGCGCGCCTGGCACCCGCAGCGGTCGAGCGGCACGAGCGCAGCATCCGGGCCTACGACGACGAGCTCGCCGCCACCCGCGGTGTGCTCGCCGAACCCGATCTCGCCGGACTGCCCGACGACCCCATCGACCTGGAGCCGTTGCGGAACGTCCGGGACGCAGCCGCCGTCGCACGCGACGAGGCCCTGACCCGGCGCGAGTCGCTGCGGGAGCGCCGCACGGCGCTCACCGTTCTGGTGGCGGATGCGCGCGCCCGCCTGGAGAGGGCCGCCGACCTGCTGGCCACGCAGGCGCAGGTGCGCCAGCTCGCGGCCGTGGTGCACGGCGACGACCCCAACACCAAGCGCATGAAGCTCGAGACCTACGTGCTCGCGGCCCAGCTCGAAGAGATCATCGCGGCAGCCAACAACCGGCTACGCACCATGACCGGCGGCCGCTACGCCCTCGAACACGACGACGCCCTGCAGTACCGGGGCAGCCAGGCCGGGCTGGGCCTGGCGATCCGCGACGAACACACCGGACGCGCGCGGGCCACGCACTCCCTATCCGGCGGCGAGACCTTCCTGGCCTCGCTCGCCCTGGCCCTCGGACTGGCCGAGGTGGTCTCCAACCAGGCCGGCGGCATCACCCTGGACACCCTTTTCGTGGACGAGGGATTCGGCTCCCTCGACGCCGAAACGCTCGAGACGGCCATGAGCACCCTCGACAGTCTGCGGGCCGGCGGGCGCACCATCGGCCTGATCAGCCACGTCGAGTCGATGAAAGAGCAGATCCCGGCGAAGCTGCAGATCCGGGTGACGCCCCAGGGCTACAGCGAGATCGACAGGAGCTCCGTGGCTCTGTCATAG
- a CDS encoding exonuclease SbcCD subunit D — protein MKILHTSDWHIGRTFHTHQTLDHLRVVLDALVEIVRDRHVDVVAVAGDIFDSAMPSADSYALLGGTLAKLHATGARVVMTSGNHDSATRLGFQSEWTALAGIHVITRFDQYRTPVSIDDEHGPVHFYGIPFLEPALVRHHYPDELLKTHEQVLGLAMRQVRADLAERGGRSVVLSHCFAAGVSASDVERDISAGGLDLVPAAVFDGPDYVALGHIHGRARITDRVRYSGAPLHYSFAEADKPRGGWLVDLDETGLAEVEWVDLPVPRRLTVLTGDLEDLVTDETFAAAEQDWVAAVLTDRVRPLDGMRTLQKRFPYCVTLEHRPTVQVTADASSYAARVHQKSDRDIVDGFLEFVRNGVGLTEFEHDLVADVLAEVASP, from the coding sequence GCGACCGGCACGTCGACGTGGTCGCGGTCGCCGGCGACATCTTCGACTCGGCGATGCCTTCGGCCGACAGCTACGCCCTGCTGGGCGGCACCCTCGCCAAGCTGCACGCCACCGGGGCCCGCGTCGTCATGACCAGCGGCAACCACGACTCCGCCACGCGTCTGGGCTTCCAGTCGGAGTGGACCGCGCTGGCCGGCATCCACGTGATCACCCGGTTCGACCAGTACCGCACGCCCGTCAGCATCGACGACGAGCACGGTCCGGTGCACTTCTACGGCATTCCGTTCCTCGAGCCGGCGCTGGTGCGCCACCACTACCCCGACGAACTCCTCAAGACCCACGAGCAGGTGCTGGGGCTGGCCATGCGCCAGGTACGGGCCGACCTGGCCGAACGGGGCGGCCGCTCCGTTGTGCTCTCGCACTGCTTCGCCGCCGGTGTGTCGGCCAGCGACGTGGAGCGCGACATCAGCGCCGGCGGCCTCGACCTGGTGCCCGCCGCGGTCTTCGACGGCCCCGACTACGTGGCACTCGGTCACATCCACGGCCGCGCCCGCATCACCGACCGGGTGCGCTATTCGGGCGCCCCGCTGCACTACTCCTTCGCCGAGGCCGACAAGCCCCGCGGCGGCTGGCTCGTCGACCTCGACGAGACCGGCCTGGCCGAGGTGGAATGGGTGGACCTGCCGGTGCCCCGCCGCCTGACCGTGCTCACCGGCGACCTCGAGGACCTTGTCACCGACGAGACCTTCGCCGCCGCCGAGCAGGACTGGGTCGCAGCGGTGCTCACCGACCGGGTGCGTCCCTTGGACGGCATGCGCACCCTGCAGAAGCGGTTCCCCTACTGCGTCACTCTCGAGCACCGGCCCACGGTGCAGGTGACGGCGGATGCGTCGAGCTACGCCGCGCGCGTGCACCAGAAGAGCGACCGGGACATCGTGGACGGGTTCCTGGAGTTCGTGCGGAATGGTGTGGGCCTGACCGAGTTCGAGCACGACCTCGTCGCCGACGTGCTGGCCGAGGTGGCGTCGCCGTGA